Below is a window of candidate division WOR-3 bacterium DNA.
GGAATTGAAAAAAGGAATTCCTTTTGAGTCCTTGCTTGTGTATTCTCTTGATACAATAAGTCCGGGTGGAGATATAGGAATGAACTCTGAATTTTCAATACCACCCGAGGTGCTAAAAATATTAAAAAGGACAAAGGTGGGAAATGTTGCAGGCCCTATAAATATAGGTGATTACATTTATTTTTTAAAAGTGATAGAGCGTAAGAAATTGGATTCACCAAAATATGGAGATGTTAAGCAAAATATTAAAGATAATTTATTTCGACAAAAGGTAATGGATGCAGGTGAGAAATTTGTTGATAAGATTATTAAACAGGCAAAGATAGAATATAATCAGAAGGGGCTCGATTTATTGTTGAAGCCAGAGTCAACATTGACTGAAAATGAATTGAATGAATGGGTAGTGAAAAAATATGATACAAATTTTGTAAGGGTTAAAACGCTAATCAATGCAGTTCAGTTGCATTTAAAAAGGGCACCTGACATTGACCCCAAATTTTTGATTGAAAGAGAACTTGTTCCTGACCTTGTTTATGACCTGGCTATAAAGGAGAGAGCCGAGAAATTACCGAAGGTAAACCACGAATTAAAAAAAGCCTTGAATGCCCTCATTTATCAGAAATATTATTCGGACAATGTTCTGGAAAAAGTAAGGGTTGATTCCCAGAGTGTGGTTGCTTATTTTAATCAACATAAAGCAGACTATCCCGACAAAAAGTTGAATGAAGTGTATGCTCAAATTTTTGCTAAACTCCGTGATGATAAAATCAGTCAATTGAGGGACAGCCTGTTTACAAATCTAAGAGAAAAATATCAACCACAATTAAATAAAAAGGTTTATGCAATGTTATTGAAAGGAGAGAAAAAATGAACTTTTTTAAAAAACCCGTTAAAAATTGTAAATATTTTTCCATATTTATGTTTTTCCTTATTGCCATAATGACCATTGCGATTTCAAATTGTGCTAAAAAAGAAAAAAATGTTTTGGTTAGAGTAAATGGCTCGGTACTCACTCTCGAAGAATTTCAGAAATATATACCTGAGTCTGAATACAAAAATCTACCCGAAGAGACAATTACCGAGATTTTAAACAATTGGGCGAATCAGGAAATACTTTATCTTGAGGCAAAGAAGAAGGGGATTGATAAGGAAGATTCGGTCAGATTGCTTGTTGAACAATACACAAAAAATCTAATGGCAATGGCATTGATCCGTCGTTCATTTGGTGGCACAACAGTAGGTGATATGGAGATTCTCAACTATTTTACAACACATCAGGAAGAATTTACATATGCCGTGAAACTTGCTCAGATTGTCCTCCCCAGTTATGAAACCGCAATGGTTACCTACAATGAAATAATGGCAGGTGCTGATTTTATGAAACTGGCAAAGGAAAGATCCTTAACCAGAATGGAAAATCCTGACAATCCAAGGATTGTTACAGAATATCTCCCACGCGGCAGGATTGGGGATTTTGCAACTGAGGAGGTGATTTTCAATCTTAAATTGAATGAGGTGTCTGAACCGATTGCTTATATTCAGGGGACTTATTTGATTGTAAAATTATTAGATAAGAAAAAAATTTTAGCAAAGGCTGAATTAAATGATGAGTTAAAGGGGCAGATTTACAACTACCTTATTTCAAAAAAATATCAGGAATTTTTCCAGAAATTTTTGGACAGCCTTAAAACCGTTTATAAGGTGACTACTGATTTAGAACTTTTAAAGAAATGAGTATCTTTCTGCTCTTCATATTATCAACACTTGCTGACAGAATTGTCGCGGTAGTCGATGATGATATTATCTTGGAAAGCGAAGTTAATGAATATACATCATTTATTTCAGCCGATCCTGTTATGCAGAGAAATTTCTCCAGTTATGAAGAGATAAGAACCAATGTAATAAATGGTTTGGTTTCAAGAAAACTCTTGCTGATGCAGGCAGAAAAAGAATCGATTTCGGTCTCAAGAGAGGAAGTTTTAAAGCGTGTTCAGGAAAGGCTTGAACTTGTAAAACAGAGATTCCCTTCCGAAGCAGACTTTTATAAGGCACTTGAATCTCAGGGTTTTACAATTGATGAATTGAAGAGGAATTACGAAGATAGTATAAGAACAGAAATCTTAATGCAGCAGATAGTCCAGAAAAAACTGGCAGCGAAGATTATGGTTTCACCGATTGCGGTTAAAAAATTTTATGAAGAAAATAAAGATTCCATTGCGGTTCTTCCGGGTAGAATTAAACTTGCACATATTTTACTTGCAATAAGACCCAGCGAGGATTCTTTAAAAAAGGGATTTGAAAGGGCATTTGAGATTTATCAATTATTAATGGGCGGTGCTGATTTTGCTACAGTTGCCCGAGAATTTTCTGAGGATGAAAATTCAAAACGGAATGGAGGAATGCTTGGAAGGGTCAAAAAGGGTGAAATGATTGAAGAATTTGAGAAGGTGATTTTTTCTCTTAAACCCGGTGTAATATCACAGCCATTCCCAACCCGATTTGGATACCATATTGTAGAAATTTTAAATAAAGGCAGTGATTGGGTTCTTGCAAGGCAGATATTGATTAAAGTTTTACCGACAAAATCTGATACATTGAGATACGAGAAACTTGCCGAGAAGATAAAGAATCAAGTCAGGCAGGGTGCGGATTTTGATAGCCTTGCTAAGATTTATTCAGTTGTTCCTGAGGCAGATATTGGAGAATTTTTTATTAAACAATTCACACCGCCCTATGACGAAGTCATAAAAAATCTTGAAGCAGGAGATGTAAGCGAACCGATATTAACACCCGACGGCTATCATTTACTTTATGCACGGGAAAAGATCCCTGAAAAAATGATGAGCTTTGATGAAATGAGGGAACAGATATATCAATACCTTTACTGGCAAGAATTACAAAATTTATATAGTAACTATATTGAAGAGATTGAATCCAAAACATTTGTGGAAATATTTTATTAATATAGTGTAGTTAGCATACTATATATCTTTAATTCCCCTACTCTATTAATTTTTGATAGTAAATATTGAAAAATTCAAGAGGTATAGCGTTATCCTAAAAAAATCCTGAAATTTCGGTAGTTTTTAGCTATTTATAGTGCATTTTCCCCCTTGACAAATTGTAAATAATATGTAAAATGGGGTGAAATGGGGAAAAATGGGAAATATTAGATTCAGGGGATTTTTTAAACATATAATTGACGATCGAAAGAGGCTCGCTATTCCAAGCCAGTTTAGAACGGTTTTGATTGCTGAGTCTGAAGGTAAAGTTGTTATGACACCGGGTTACGATAACGAGATTGCTGTTTACGCATTGAAGACCTGGCAGGAATTTGAAGATAGGGAGTTATTATCGCTTTCAATGGATAAGGTCCAGGCAAGAAGATATCGCCGTCATTTTACTTTTGGCATAAAAGAAGACCATCTTGATGCGCAGGGCAGGATATTGATTCCTGATTTTTTGCTTGAGTATTCAGGAATAACAAAAGATGTGATAGTCGTTGGTGAGATTGATTATTTCAGCTTATGGTCACCAGAAAATTATCAGAAGATTAAAGAACAAATAGATAAACACTATATTGAAGATGCAGAGACCATTGAAAAAATAAGGAGGTATGATGAAGGTCCAAATCGTTGAAGCAATAAAAAATAAAAAGGTCTCATTCTTTCTCCCCAACGGTGAAATCAACGAAGGGGAGTTTGAGACAATGGCAGAGAAATTAAAAAGTATGATTGAGTCAGGAGAATTTAATGTTATCATCGATCTTTCAAGGGTTACCCATATAAACTACAAAATTGTTGGCGATCTGATTGAGTTCCAGAAGAAATTTAAAGAGTATGGTGGTGATATTAAACTCGTTAATGTTTCGCCCTATTTATACAATATTCTTAGACTCTATGGATTCTATCCATTTGAAATATATCCATCGCGTCGTGCAGCATTGAAGAGTTTTCAATAACGATTGATGTGGATAAATTCCACGAGCCGGTCCTTGTCAACGAGGTTATTTTCTGGATGAGATTAAAAGAAAACGGTGTCTATTGTGATTGCACCGTGGGAGGCGGTGGGCATCTTTTTATGATGCTTAAACAGAAAAATAATGCCCGTTTCATTGGAATTGACCAGGACCCAGAGGCATTGGATTTTGTCAGTGCCAAGTTGGGTAATTTTAAAGAAAGGGTCATCCTTCGTGAAGGCAATTTTGCTAATTTAGACAAAATAATTAACGAGTTAAATATCAAAGGATTGGATGGGATACTTTTTGATCTTGGTGCATCTCTTCATCAACTTACCACGCCCGAGCGGGGTTTCAGTTTTAATCACAATGGAAAGCTATTGATGCAGATGTCTCCAGATTCGGTACCCCTCTATAGAAAGCTTCGTGCTGCTAATAAAGAAGAGATATTTAATGTTTTAAAAATTTATGGTGATGTACCAAACGCGGGAATGTTGGCGCGAATTATATTTGAAAATCGCCATAGACTGAATACGACATTGGACTTGCGGAAATTAGTAGAGACAAAAACTTCAAGTAGATTTTTGAAGAAAAACCTACATCGGATATTTCAGGCCTTTCGTATCTGGACAAATGAAGAATTGAAAAATTTGAAAGAAGGGCTTATCAAGGCAATAAATTTCCTTTACCCCGAGGGACGATTGATTGTAATTTCATACCATTCGGGTGAGGACAGGATTGTGAAGAATATATTCCGTGATTTTGAAAGGAAAAATCTGATAAGGCGATTGAACAAAAAAGTAATAAGACCTCAATTAGAAGAAATCCGTGAAAATCCTTCGGCAAGAAGTGCACGGATGAGGGTGGTTGAAAAATGCGCTTCCTGTTGATTTTTTTGCTTGCGGTATTATACCTTTTTGGAATTGTTTATATTGAGAGTGAATTGGTAAAATTTAACATTAGAAAGGAAAATTTGAAGAGTCAGATTCAGGAATTAAAGAATGAGAAAGCCAATTTGACGGCTACAGTAGCCTCTCTATCTAATCTCGCCCGGATTGAAATTGAGGCAAAAAAACAAGATTTTATATTTCCTGCCAAAGAGGACATACTCGGTGTGATAAAATGAGAAAGATAAAAATTTTTAACGCATTACTATTTTTCGTTTCGTTTATTTTCTTCGGATATATTTTCTTTATCCAGTGCATTAGATATAAACACTACCAGGATGTATCAAGGCGTGAACATCAAAAGAAAATAGTATTTTGTGGCACAAGAGGCAATATCTATGATCGCAATAGTTTGCCAGTCGCACTTTCCGAACCTTGTTTTTCAATTTTCTGCACACCGATTTATTCTCCAAATAAAAATAAACTTGCTAAAGAAATTGCGGGGATTTCTGAACGTCCGTTAAATGAAATTAAATCACTGGTTGCGAAAAACAAATTTTTCTGGATAGAAAGAAAAGTGAGTATGAAAAAACGGGATGAATATTTAAAACTTGATGACCCGAGCATTGGATTTACCCATGATTTAAACAGAATATATAATATGCCCGAGATATTCGGTAGTTTGATTGGAAAATGTAGTATAGATAACCGGGGTATAGAAGGGCTGGAATTGTTATTTGATAACATACTTACAGGCAAGAGCGGATTTATAGTTTATCAAAAGGAACCCAATGGTGATATATTCCCATATTATAAATATCCAGAAAAAGAGCCAGTTCCAGGACA
It encodes the following:
- a CDS encoding division/cell wall cluster transcriptional repressor MraZ — its product is MGNIRFRGFFKHIIDDRKRLAIPSQFRTVLIAESEGKVVMTPGYDNEIAVYALKTWQEFEDRELLSLSMDKVQARRYRRHFTFGIKEDHLDAQGRILIPDFLLEYSGITKDVIVVGEIDYFSLWSPENYQKIKEQIDKHYIEDAETIEKIRRYDEGPNR
- a CDS encoding peptidylprolyl isomerase — encoded protein: MSIFLLFILSTLADRIVAVVDDDIILESEVNEYTSFISADPVMQRNFSSYEEIRTNVINGLVSRKLLLMQAEKESISVSREEVLKRVQERLELVKQRFPSEADFYKALESQGFTIDELKRNYEDSIRTEILMQQIVQKKLAAKIMVSPIAVKKFYEENKDSIAVLPGRIKLAHILLAIRPSEDSLKKGFERAFEIYQLLMGGADFATVAREFSEDENSKRNGGMLGRVKKGEMIEEFEKVIFSLKPGVISQPFPTRFGYHIVEILNKGSDWVLARQILIKVLPTKSDTLRYEKLAEKIKNQVRQGADFDSLAKIYSVVPEADIGEFFIKQFTPPYDEVIKNLEAGDVSEPILTPDGYHLLYAREKIPEKMMSFDEMREQIYQYLYWQELQNLYSNYIEEIESKTFVEIFY
- the ftsL gene encoding cell division protein FtsL translates to MRFLLIFLLAVLYLFGIVYIESELVKFNIRKENLKSQIQELKNEKANLTATVASLSNLARIEIEAKKQDFIFPAKEDILGVIK
- a CDS encoding peptidyl-prolyl cis-trans isomerase — translated: MRRIIWIVPVIFFIIACASDDVLVTFNNEKFTVKDLNDFYQFSPNDDSLRRVKVIDDFINQQMAIMEAKSQSYADDPVVKASMETNGRDIIIRSYYQIKVIDKIKVKDSEIRSLYEKLTSQYHLAEIVVDNDSLAQFIKKELKKGIPFESLLVYSLDTISPGGDIGMNSEFSIPPEVLKILKRTKVGNVAGPINIGDYIYFLKVIERKKLDSPKYGDVKQNIKDNLFRQKVMDAGEKFVDKIIKQAKIEYNQKGLDLLLKPESTLTENELNEWVVKKYDTNFVRVKTLINAVQLHLKRAPDIDPKFLIERELVPDLVYDLAIKERAEKLPKVNHELKKALNALIYQKYYSDNVLEKVRVDSQSVVAYFNQHKADYPDKKLNEVYAQIFAKLRDDKISQLRDSLFTNLREKYQPQLNKKVYAMLLKGEKK
- the rsmH gene encoding 16S rRNA (cytosine(1402)-N(4))-methyltransferase RsmH; translation: MRLKENGVYCDCTVGGGGHLFMMLKQKNNARFIGIDQDPEALDFVSAKLGNFKERVILREGNFANLDKIINELNIKGLDGILFDLGASLHQLTTPERGFSFNHNGKLLMQMSPDSVPLYRKLRAANKEEIFNVLKIYGDVPNAGMLARIIFENRHRLNTTLDLRKLVETKTSSRFLKKNLHRIFQAFRIWTNEELKNLKEGLIKAINFLYPEGRLIVISYHSGEDRIVKNIFRDFERKNLIRRLNKKVIRPQLEEIRENPSARSARMRVVEKCASC
- a CDS encoding STAS domain-containing protein; this encodes MKVQIVEAIKNKKVSFFLPNGEINEGEFETMAEKLKSMIESGEFNVIIDLSRVTHINYKIVGDLIEFQKKFKEYGGDIKLVNVSPYLYNILRLYGFYPFEIYPSRRAALKSFQ